From the genome of Haloarcula limicola, one region includes:
- a CDS encoding DUF7126 family protein: protein MQVVIVGSDPDGIADALEAEGHTVAVADVGNRPGLEEAGVHDADVYLLTEMAQATSIAVAKDLNPDLRIVVYAEGSLPDFASRQADLVVDPNLLGPEAVAEEL from the coding sequence ATGCAGGTAGTCATCGTCGGGTCGGACCCCGACGGCATCGCCGACGCGCTCGAAGCGGAGGGCCACACCGTCGCCGTCGCCGACGTCGGCAACCGCCCTGGACTCGAGGAGGCGGGCGTCCACGACGCCGACGTCTACCTCCTGACCGAGATGGCGCAGGCGACCTCCATCGCCGTCGCCAAGGACCTCAACCCCGACCTCCGCATCGTCGTCTACGCCGAGGGGTCCCTGCCCGACTTCGCCAGTCGGCAGGCCGACCTCGTCGTCGATCCGAACCTGCTCGGTCCCGAGGCCGTCGCCGAGGAACTGTAA
- the guaA gene encoding glutamine-hydrolyzing GMP synthase, translated as MVDVDEFIAEAKTEIAEAVGEKNAVIGLSGGVDSSTAAALAYEAIGDQLTAVYVDTGLMRKGETEEIRETFDYMDSLRIVEAQDRFLDALEGETDPEEKRHIIGEQFIREFEEVAREVEADYLVQGTIYPDRIESEGTIKSHHNVGGLPERIDFDGIVEPMRDLYKDEVREVARALDLEEIISERMPFPGPGLAVRIIGEVTAEKLEVAREANHVVEDELEEYEPWQALAAVIGKATGVKGDNRVHGWVVAVRSVESRDGMTARAQELDWETLQRMQSRITGAHENVARVVYDVTHKPPATIEYE; from the coding sequence ATGGTGGACGTAGACGAGTTCATTGCCGAGGCGAAGACCGAGATCGCCGAGGCGGTCGGCGAGAAGAACGCCGTCATCGGCCTCTCCGGCGGCGTCGACTCCTCGACGGCGGCGGCGCTGGCCTACGAAGCCATCGGCGACCAACTCACCGCCGTCTACGTCGACACGGGCCTGATGCGGAAGGGCGAGACCGAGGAGATCCGCGAGACGTTCGACTACATGGACTCGCTCCGCATCGTCGAAGCGCAGGACCGCTTCCTCGATGCCCTCGAAGGCGAGACGGACCCCGAGGAGAAACGGCACATCATCGGCGAGCAGTTCATCCGGGAGTTCGAGGAAGTCGCCCGCGAGGTCGAGGCCGATTACCTCGTCCAGGGGACCATCTACCCCGACCGCATCGAGAGCGAGGGGACGATCAAGAGCCACCACAACGTCGGCGGCCTCCCCGAGCGCATCGACTTCGACGGCATCGTCGAACCGATGCGCGACCTCTACAAGGACGAGGTGCGGGAGGTCGCCCGCGCGCTCGACTTAGAGGAGATAATCTCCGAGCGGATGCCGTTCCCCGGTCCCGGACTCGCCGTCCGCATCATCGGCGAGGTCACCGCGGAGAAACTCGAAGTCGCCCGCGAGGCCAACCACGTCGTCGAGGACGAACTGGAGGAGTACGAGCCGTGGCAGGCGCTGGCGGCCGTCATCGGCAAGGCCACCGGCGTCAAGGGCGACAACCGCGTCCACGGCTGGGTCGTCGCCGTCCGCTCCGTCGAATCGCGTGACGGGATGACTGCCCGCGCACAGGAACTGGACTGGGAGACGCTCCAACGCATGCAGAGCCGGATCACCGGCGCACACGAGAACGTCGCCCGCGTCGTCTACGACGTGACCCACAAACCGCCCGCGACTATCGAGTACGAGTGA
- a CDS encoding CTP synthase: MPTEPETDYDPDLGRKFIFVTGGVMSGLGKGITAASTGRLLKNAGFDVTAVKIDPYLNVDAGTMNPFQHGEVYVLKDGGEVDLDLGNYERFLDVDMTFDHNITTGKTYKSVIEKERAGEYLGKTVQIIPHITDDIKRRVREAAEGNDVCIIEVGGTVGDIEGMPYLEALRQFAHEEDEDDILFTHVTLVPYSKNGEQKTKPTQHSVKELRSIGLQPDVLVGRCSDKLDIDTREKIALFCDVPTEAVFSNPDVDDIYHVPLMVEEEGLDEYVMERLDIADEALPEDERENRWRDLVTQQTDGEVEIALVGKYDLEDAYMSVHEALKHAGLEKNVDVNVRWVNSEKMGDHHADRMRDADAIVVPGGFGTRGTQGKIEAIRYARENDVPYLGLCLGFQLAVIEYARNVLDLEGAHSTELDEETPHPVIDILPEQYEIEDMGGTMRLGANETDIEPGTLAAALYGGDSCTERHRHRYEVNPEYIDDLEAAGLKFSGRSGNRMEILELAPEDHPYFIGTQFHPEFRSRPTRASPPFVGLLEAVVGDDPHTAETEEVSH, translated from the coding sequence ATGCCGACGGAACCTGAGACGGACTACGACCCGGATCTGGGTCGGAAGTTCATCTTCGTCACCGGGGGCGTGATGTCTGGACTGGGGAAAGGCATCACCGCCGCCAGCACGGGTAGGCTTCTGAAGAACGCCGGGTTCGACGTGACCGCGGTGAAGATAGACCCCTATCTCAACGTCGACGCCGGGACGATGAACCCCTTCCAACACGGCGAGGTGTACGTGCTGAAAGACGGCGGGGAGGTCGACCTCGACCTGGGGAACTACGAGCGGTTCCTCGACGTCGACATGACCTTCGACCACAACATCACGACCGGCAAGACCTACAAGTCGGTCATCGAGAAGGAACGCGCCGGCGAGTACCTCGGGAAGACGGTCCAGATCATCCCGCACATCACCGACGACATCAAGCGGCGCGTCCGCGAGGCCGCCGAGGGCAACGACGTCTGTATCATCGAGGTCGGCGGCACCGTCGGCGACATCGAGGGGATGCCCTACTTAGAGGCGCTCCGCCAGTTCGCCCACGAGGAGGACGAGGACGACATCCTCTTCACGCACGTCACGCTCGTCCCCTACTCGAAGAACGGCGAGCAGAAGACGAAGCCGACCCAACACTCCGTGAAGGAACTCCGTTCCATCGGCCTCCAACCCGACGTGCTCGTGGGTCGCTGTTCGGACAAACTCGACATCGACACCCGCGAGAAGATCGCGCTGTTCTGTGACGTGCCGACCGAGGCGGTGTTCTCGAACCCCGACGTCGACGACATCTACCACGTCCCGCTGATGGTCGAGGAGGAGGGCCTAGACGAGTACGTGATGGAGCGACTCGACATCGCCGACGAGGCGCTTCCGGAAGACGAGCGCGAGAACCGCTGGCGCGACCTCGTCACCCAGCAGACCGACGGCGAAGTCGAAATAGCCCTCGTGGGCAAGTACGACTTAGAGGACGCCTACATGTCCGTCCACGAGGCGCTGAAACACGCCGGACTGGAGAAGAACGTCGACGTGAACGTCCGGTGGGTCAACTCGGAGAAGATGGGCGACCACCACGCCGACCGGATGCGAGACGCCGACGCCATCGTCGTCCCCGGCGGCTTCGGCACGCGCGGAACGCAGGGCAAGATAGAGGCCATTCGCTACGCCCGGGAGAACGACGTGCCGTACCTCGGTCTCTGTCTCGGCTTCCAGCTCGCGGTCATCGAATACGCGCGGAACGTCCTCGACCTGGAGGGGGCGCACTCGACGGAACTGGACGAGGAGACCCCCCATCCGGTCATCGATATCCTGCCCGAGCAGTACGAGATCGAGGACATGGGCGGGACGATGCGGCTCGGCGCGAACGAGACCGACATCGAGCCCGGGACGCTCGCGGCCGCGCTGTACGGCGGCGACTCCTGCACTGAACGTCACCGCCACCGCTACGAGGTCAACCCCGAGTACATCGACGACCTCGAAGCCGCGGGGCTGAAGTTCTCGGGCCGCTCCGGGAACCGTATGGAGATACTCGAACTCGCGCCCGAGGACCACCCGTACTTCATCGGGACGCAGTTCCACCCCGAGTTCCGCTCGCGTCCGACCAGAGCGAGTCCGCCCTTCGTCGGCCTGCTGGAGGCCGTCGTCGGCGACGACCCCCACACCGCCGAGACCGAGGAGGTGAGCCACTGA
- a CDS encoding PQQ-binding-like beta-propeller repeat protein, with translation MRPRTLLAALLCCGALVGVVAAGVTADGGALTQAWSSDTVRDNEVNHHAVGVGPRGDVVVAPVAAVPNAEAIGPHSCSLVRLRPGDGATRWRWSVPAEDCFTHALTQPAVADVDGDGGMEVAVGTTQNALVVLDAASGTEQWRVPLSTYGYGQPAVGNVMGDAGPELVASDIEGTLVVARSNGTVAWRERTDMTVWAAPRLVDVEGDGATEIVLGGDEGVVAFEPNGTRRWRSGVRATTLAVDTEGRILAGNTARLVGLDGATGERLWAKNLEGASRVHDAGDADGDGDSEVYVGVSGNTILAVDTESGATEWRTSLGGGERRTTFAPRVADVDGDGTDDVVAITNGGTVVVLDGTTGEERAAYERNVPIWTFATPADLDGDGESEILVRYGDGRVVALDWTTAGGGALVVRPPATGAR, from the coding sequence ATGCGACCGCGGACGCTCCTCGCCGCGCTGCTGTGCTGCGGCGCGCTGGTCGGCGTCGTCGCCGCGGGCGTGACCGCCGACGGCGGCGCGCTCACGCAGGCGTGGAGTAGCGACACCGTCCGGGACAACGAGGTCAACCACCACGCCGTCGGCGTCGGCCCGCGGGGGGACGTAGTCGTCGCGCCCGTCGCGGCGGTGCCGAACGCCGAGGCCATCGGCCCGCACTCCTGTTCGCTGGTCCGGTTACGTCCCGGCGACGGCGCGACCCGCTGGCGGTGGAGCGTCCCTGCCGAGGACTGTTTCACTCACGCGCTCACCCAGCCGGCCGTCGCCGACGTGGACGGCGACGGGGGGATGGAGGTCGCCGTCGGTACCACGCAGAACGCGCTGGTCGTCCTCGACGCCGCCAGTGGCACCGAACAGTGGCGCGTCCCGCTATCGACCTACGGCTACGGCCAGCCGGCGGTGGGGAACGTCATGGGCGACGCCGGACCGGAACTCGTCGCGAGCGATATCGAGGGGACGCTCGTCGTCGCTCGCTCCAACGGAACGGTCGCGTGGCGCGAGCGGACGGACATGACCGTGTGGGCGGCCCCCCGACTGGTAGACGTAGAGGGCGACGGCGCGACGGAGATCGTCCTCGGCGGGGACGAGGGCGTCGTCGCGTTCGAACCGAACGGGACCAGACGGTGGCGAAGCGGCGTCCGCGCGACGACGCTCGCAGTCGACACCGAGGGCCGGATACTCGCGGGCAACACCGCCCGGCTGGTCGGGCTCGACGGCGCGACGGGTGAACGCCTATGGGCGAAGAATCTCGAAGGCGCGTCGCGGGTCCACGACGCGGGCGACGCCGACGGTGACGGCGACAGCGAGGTGTACGTCGGCGTCTCCGGCAACACGATACTGGCCGTCGACACCGAGAGCGGCGCGACCGAGTGGCGCACCTCGCTGGGCGGCGGCGAGCGGCGCACGACGTTCGCGCCGAGGGTGGCCGACGTGGACGGCGACGGCACCGACGACGTGGTGGCGATCACGAACGGCGGCACCGTCGTCGTCCTGGACGGAACGACCGGCGAGGAACGCGCGGCCTACGAGCGGAACGTCCCCATCTGGACGTTCGCCACGCCGGCCGACCTCGACGGCGACGGGGAGAGCGAAATACTGGTCCGCTACGGCGACGGCCGCGTCGTCGCGCTCGACTGGACGACGGCCGGCGGCGGCGCGCTGGTAGTCCGGCCGCCCGCTACAGGCGCTCGCTGA
- a CDS encoding alpha/beta hydrolase, translated as MSHPVHVPGGREVIGTLDSPDADRVVVACPPHPQYGGSRSDQRLRAVSDALAPEIACLRFDYGEWDEGRGERTDAESALSWAHGEFAAVGLFGYSFGADVALRAAAAVADEDEPAALSVLAPPAELSGGAAVEALSAVDCPVQVVYGERDETVEWRPVVERARELGHAVESLPADHHFVGQADRAAELVSRFLSERL; from the coding sequence GTGAGCCACCCCGTCCACGTCCCAGGCGGTCGCGAGGTGATCGGGACGCTCGATTCGCCCGACGCCGACCGCGTCGTCGTCGCCTGCCCGCCCCATCCACAGTACGGTGGCAGCCGGTCGGACCAGCGACTCCGGGCGGTGAGCGACGCGCTCGCCCCCGAGATCGCGTGTCTGCGGTTCGACTACGGCGAATGGGACGAGGGCCGAGGCGAACGGACCGACGCCGAAAGCGCACTTTCGTGGGCGCACGGCGAGTTCGCCGCCGTCGGGCTGTTCGGCTACAGTTTCGGGGCCGACGTGGCGCTCCGGGCGGCCGCCGCCGTCGCCGACGAGGACGAACCGGCGGCGCTCTCGGTGCTCGCACCTCCGGCCGAACTCTCCGGCGGGGCCGCCGTCGAGGCGCTTTCTGCCGTCGACTGTCCGGTGCAGGTCGTCTACGGCGAGCGAGACGAGACGGTCGAGTGGCGGCCGGTCGTCGAGCGCGCTCGCGAACTGGGCCACGCCGTCGAGTCCCTGCCGGCGGATCACCACTTCGTCGGGCAGGCCGACCGCGCGGCCGAACTCGTCTCGCGGTTCCTCAGCGAGCGCCTGTAG
- a CDS encoding PspA/IM30 family protein: MGILSRASYVIRSKVNAALNRSEDPTETLDYSYEQLRNELQDVKQGIADLTTQKKRLEIQKRRLEENVEKHNDQARQAVEQDREDLARQALEKKKQKMSQIEELETQVSQLQTQQDQLVEQKDELQRQIEQFRTKKETMKARHEAAKASTRVNEAMTGAGDEMEDINRAIERAEEQTEDMEARAQAMDELREDGVLEDQISDKSSLEKELDEMQQGSEVDAELDTLKREMGKADDDSTESAGTETAEVETETTESAPAETGSADAETANAEPADAEAELERELAEDSGSADVETPDVDDSEVESELEELKDDEKN; this comes from the coding sequence ATGGGAATCCTCTCGCGCGCCTCGTACGTCATCCGCTCGAAGGTGAACGCGGCACTCAACCGCTCTGAAGACCCCACCGAGACGCTCGATTACAGCTACGAGCAGTTGCGAAACGAGTTGCAGGACGTCAAGCAGGGGATCGCGGACCTGACGACCCAGAAGAAGCGACTGGAGATCCAGAAGCGCCGCCTCGAAGAGAACGTCGAGAAGCACAACGACCAGGCGCGGCAGGCGGTCGAGCAGGACCGAGAGGACCTCGCGCGGCAGGCCTTAGAGAAGAAGAAGCAGAAGATGTCCCAGATCGAGGAACTGGAGACGCAGGTCTCGCAGCTCCAGACCCAGCAGGACCAACTCGTCGAGCAGAAGGACGAGCTCCAGCGCCAGATCGAGCAGTTCCGCACGAAGAAGGAGACGATGAAGGCCCGCCACGAGGCGGCGAAGGCCTCGACCAGGGTCAACGAGGCGATGACGGGGGCCGGCGACGAGATGGAGGACATCAACCGCGCTATCGAACGCGCCGAGGAACAGACCGAGGACATGGAGGCGCGCGCGCAGGCGATGGACGAACTCCGCGAGGACGGCGTGTTAGAGGATCAGATCTCCGACAAGAGCTCGCTGGAGAAGGAGCTCGACGAGATGCAGCAGGGTAGCGAGGTAGATGCCGAACTCGACACGCTGAAACGGGAGATGGGAAAGGCCGACGACGACTCGACCGAGAGCGCCGGGACCGAGACGGCGGAAGTCGAGACGGAGACGACCGAGTCAGCGCCGGCCGAGACAGGAAGCGCCGACGCGGAGACGGCGAACGCGGAACCGGCCGACGCCGAGGCGGAACTGGAACGGGAACTCGCCGAGGACAGCGGGTCGGCGGACGTGGAGACGCCCGACGTCGACGACAGCGAAGTCGAATCGGAGCTCGAAGAGCTCAAAGACGACGAGAAGAACTGA
- a CDS encoding SLC13 family permease, giving the protein MAPLSTGALVVFGLVAVALTLFVTEWLPPDMTAIGVLVSLAVLEPYTGVPARDAIAGFASPAVVTIVAMYILSAGVEDAGVVDWLGGRLATLTGGDERRLLAAIVGTTGISAGFVNNTPVVAVFIPLVTGLSERYGISPSKLLLPLSYAAMLGGTLTLIGTATNLLASDISRDLLGESFSMFTLTPVGIVVLLVGVAYLLTVGRALVPERVHPAADFTEEFDMDRHLAQLVVRESSPLVGKTVADALDDGDAVTAEATEATPPADTDATLELPAVEEPIDVDVLQIDHNGESFFATATDRPLEPGDVLTVRGSTQAVNRFGETYGLRQLSRESVTEELLAESGHPGVLAEAVISNESRLRGRNLADAGLRSRFDVTVLAIRRGDTVIREGLATVELSAGDTLLLQTPVDEIGHLEEEGYLVLTEGPPELFDVIHDDEAPPSLDARTLVPVGILVAVVALAALDLVPIYIAALGGVVTMVASGSLGASRAYDAVSWNVIFLLAGLLPLGTAMQATGGAAFVGDLLSGAAVVLPPLMLLALFYLLSAVVASVITPVATIVLMAPIAVATATEIGVAGFPFLLVVTFAVATAFLTPVGYQTNLMVYGPGGYRFTDYVRVGAPLQLLLCVVTTVAVSIVWPL; this is encoded by the coding sequence ATGGCCCCGCTCTCGACGGGGGCGCTCGTCGTGTTCGGACTCGTCGCCGTCGCCCTGACGCTGTTCGTCACCGAGTGGCTCCCGCCGGACATGACCGCGATCGGCGTCCTCGTCTCGCTGGCCGTCCTCGAACCCTACACCGGCGTGCCGGCCCGCGACGCCATCGCGGGGTTCGCCAGCCCCGCCGTCGTCACCATCGTCGCCATGTACATACTCAGCGCGGGCGTCGAGGACGCGGGCGTGGTGGATTGGCTCGGCGGTAGGTTGGCGACGCTGACCGGCGGCGACGAACGCCGACTGCTCGCGGCGATCGTCGGCACGACGGGTATCAGCGCCGGGTTCGTCAACAACACGCCCGTCGTCGCCGTCTTCATCCCGCTGGTGACCGGCCTCTCCGAGCGCTACGGGATCTCGCCGTCGAAACTCCTCTTGCCGCTCTCCTACGCGGCGATGCTCGGCGGGACGCTGACGCTCATCGGGACGGCGACGAACCTCCTCGCCAGCGACATCTCCCGGGACCTCCTAGGAGAGTCGTTCTCGATGTTCACGCTGACGCCCGTCGGGATCGTCGTCCTGCTGGTCGGCGTCGCCTACTTACTCACCGTCGGTCGAGCGCTCGTTCCCGAACGCGTCCACCCGGCCGCCGACTTCACCGAGGAGTTCGACATGGACCGCCACCTCGCGCAGTTGGTTGTCCGCGAGTCCTCGCCGCTGGTCGGGAAGACGGTCGCTGACGCCCTGGACGACGGCGACGCGGTGACTGCGGAAGCGACCGAAGCGACGCCGCCCGCGGACACCGACGCGACGCTCGAACTGCCCGCAGTCGAGGAGCCCATCGACGTGGACGTACTCCAGATCGACCACAACGGCGAGTCCTTCTTCGCCACGGCGACGGACAGGCCGCTCGAACCCGGCGACGTGCTGACGGTGCGGGGGAGCACGCAGGCCGTCAACCGGTTCGGCGAGACCTACGGCCTGCGACAGCTCTCCCGCGAGTCCGTGACCGAGGAACTGCTGGCCGAGAGCGGGCATCCCGGCGTGCTGGCCGAAGCCGTCATCAGCAACGAGTCCCGGCTCCGCGGGCGGAACCTCGCCGACGCGGGGCTTCGCTCCCGGTTCGACGTGACCGTGCTGGCGATCCGCCGCGGCGACACCGTCATCCGCGAGGGGCTCGCGACCGTCGAACTGTCGGCAGGCGATACGCTCCTCCTCCAGACGCCGGTCGACGAGATCGGCCACCTGGAGGAGGAGGGCTACCTCGTGCTCACCGAGGGGCCGCCCGAACTCTTCGACGTCATCCACGACGACGAGGCCCCGCCGTCGCTCGACGCCCGGACGCTGGTCCCCGTCGGCATCCTCGTCGCCGTCGTCGCGCTGGCGGCGCTCGACCTCGTCCCCATCTACATCGCCGCGCTGGGCGGCGTCGTGACGATGGTCGCAAGCGGGTCGCTCGGCGCGTCCCGGGCCTACGACGCGGTGAGTTGGAACGTGATCTTCCTACTGGCCGGACTCCTGCCCCTCGGGACGGCGATGCAGGCGACCGGCGGCGCGGCGTTCGTCGGCGACCTGCTCTCCGGGGCCGCCGTCGTCCTCCCGCCGTTGATGTTGCTGGCGCTCTTTTACCTCCTGAGCGCCGTCGTCGCGAGCGTCATCACGCCCGTGGCGACGATCGTGCTGATGGCTCCCATCGCCGTCGCCACGGCGACGGAGATCGGCGTCGCGGGATTCCCGTTCCTGCTGGTGGTTACCTTCGCCGTCGCCACCGCCTTCCTCACTCCCGTCGGCTATCAGACGAACCTGATGGTGTACGGTCCCGGCGGCTACCGCTTCACCGACTACGTCCGCGTCGGCGCGCCGCTGCAGTTGCTCCTCTGTGTCGTCACCACGGTCGCCGTGAGTATCGTCTGGCCGCTGTAG
- the thrS gene encoding threonine--tRNA ligase — MSTVTVTLPDGSTLEMDAGSTVEDVAYEIGPGLGADTVAGVVDGELVDKHAPIETDVTLEIVTPSSDEYLDVLRHSAAHVFAQALQREFPEATLTIGPWTDDGFYYDVTDVDLDEDDLETIEVEAQQIIEEDYDIERVLLDREEAFERYEDNPFKQDILETEAAGEDPVSFYEQAEFYDLCQGPHVESTGEIGGFALLEISAAFWRGEEENDTLTRVYGTAFPTQDELDEFLENRRKAQERDHRKIGQEMDLFSIDDTTGPGLPLYEPNGKKVLNELSEYAAELNREAGYDEVETPHVFRTELWKKSGHYENYVDDMFLLDVNDEEYGLKPMNCPGHATIFEQKNWSYRDLPVRYFEDGKVYRKEQRGELSGLSRTWAFTIDDGHLFVRPDQIEAEVLATVDIILDTLETFNLDYTVQFATRPEKSVGSDEIWEKAESQLESVLDEQDIDYVVEDGDGAFYGPKIDFAFEDALGRHWDGPTVQLDFNMPERFDLSYTGEDNEEHRPVMIHRALYGSYERFFMVLTEHYNGKFPPWLAPEQVRVLPVSDDNIPYCEELRDELGEFRVEIEDRSWTVGRKIQQAHDDRVPYMLIIGDNEEDAGTISVRDRKEREEKDIELGEFRDHLETEVEQQRTAVTFLAGR, encoded by the coding sequence ATGAGTACGGTCACGGTCACGCTGCCGGACGGGTCCACCCTGGAGATGGACGCCGGTAGCACGGTCGAGGACGTCGCCTACGAAATCGGACCGGGACTCGGTGCGGACACCGTTGCCGGCGTCGTTGACGGCGAACTGGTCGACAAGCACGCGCCGATCGAGACGGACGTGACACTCGAGATCGTCACGCCGAGCAGCGACGAGTACCTCGACGTGCTTCGCCACTCGGCCGCCCACGTCTTCGCGCAGGCGCTCCAGCGGGAGTTCCCCGAGGCGACGCTCACCATCGGACCGTGGACCGACGACGGCTTCTACTACGACGTCACCGACGTCGACCTGGACGAGGACGACCTCGAAACCATCGAGGTCGAAGCCCAGCAGATCATCGAGGAAGATTACGACATCGAGCGCGTCCTCCTCGACCGCGAAGAGGCCTTCGAGCGCTACGAGGACAACCCGTTCAAACAGGACATCTTAGAGACCGAGGCCGCCGGCGAGGACCCGGTCTCCTTCTACGAGCAAGCGGAGTTCTACGACCTCTGTCAGGGGCCCCACGTCGAGTCGACCGGCGAGATCGGCGGCTTCGCCCTGCTGGAGATCTCGGCGGCGTTCTGGCGCGGCGAGGAGGAGAACGACACGCTGACCCGCGTCTACGGCACCGCCTTCCCCACGCAGGACGAACTCGACGAGTTCCTCGAGAACCGCCGGAAGGCGCAGGAACGGGACCACCGGAAGATCGGCCAGGAGATGGACCTGTTCTCCATCGACGACACCACCGGACCGGGCCTGCCGCTGTACGAGCCCAACGGGAAGAAGGTCCTCAACGAGCTCTCCGAGTACGCCGCCGAACTCAACCGCGAGGCCGGCTACGACGAGGTCGAGACGCCCCACGTCTTCCGCACCGAACTGTGGAAGAAGTCGGGCCACTACGAGAACTACGTCGACGACATGTTCCTCCTCGACGTGAACGACGAGGAGTACGGCCTGAAGCCGATGAACTGTCCGGGCCACGCGACCATCTTCGAACAGAAGAACTGGTCCTATCGCGACCTCCCCGTTCGCTACTTCGAGGACGGGAAGGTCTACCGCAAGGAACAGCGCGGCGAGCTGTCGGGCCTCTCGCGGACGTGGGCGTTCACCATCGACGACGGCCACCTCTTCGTCCGGCCCGACCAGATCGAGGCGGAGGTGCTCGCCACCGTCGACATCATCCTCGACACCTTGGAGACGTTCAACCTCGATTACACGGTGCAGTTCGCCACCCGGCCCGAGAAATCGGTCGGCAGCGACGAGATCTGGGAGAAGGCCGAGTCCCAACTCGAATCGGTCCTCGACGAGCAGGACATCGACTACGTCGTCGAGGACGGCGACGGGGCCTTCTACGGCCCGAAGATCGACTTCGCCTTCGAGGACGCGCTGGGACGTCACTGGGACGGCCCGACGGTCCAGTTGGACTTCAACATGCCCGAGCGCTTCGACCTTTCGTACACCGGCGAGGACAACGAGGAGCACCGCCCGGTGATGATCCACCGCGCGCTGTACGGCTCCTACGAGCGCTTCTTCATGGTGTTGACCGAACACTACAACGGGAAGTTCCCGCCGTGGCTCGCCCCCGAGCAGGTCCGCGTCCTGCCGGTCTCCGACGACAACATCCCCTACTGCGAGGAGTTACGGGACGAACTGGGCGAGTTCCGCGTCGAGATCGAGGACCGCTCGTGGACCGTCGGCCGGAAGATCCAGCAGGCCCACGACGACCGGGTCCCCTACATGCTCATCATCGGCGATAACGAGGAGGACGCCGGCACCATCTCCGTGCGGGACCGGAAAGAGCGCGAGGAGAAGGACATCGAACTCGGCGAGTTCCGCGACCACTTAGAGACCGAAGTCGAACAGCAGCGGACCGCGGTCACGTTCCTCGCCGGCCGCTGA
- a CDS encoding HTH domain-containing protein, with protein MQGSDLPVGRRMELYVRSLLPDGYHQRQEELEKRVSALVESGRASDRSVHVWGRQAPATREATTTDVGQFALERVELFREWAAVNDCSLAPAFEVRQVDNRLTDDRYRAIRFPTALLAEFRGDALTCVTPHADEDGVLTVGDRLASLEAENHTRFKPVDRVAAEKPRTDDDSPLLAEADREPLAPE; from the coding sequence ATGCAAGGGAGCGACCTACCAGTCGGGCGGCGGATGGAACTGTACGTTCGGTCGCTGCTCCCGGACGGCTACCACCAGCGACAGGAGGAACTCGAAAAGCGCGTCTCGGCGCTGGTCGAGTCCGGCCGCGCCAGCGACCGGAGCGTCCACGTCTGGGGCAGACAGGCCCCAGCTACGCGGGAGGCGACGACGACCGACGTCGGGCAGTTCGCGCTCGAACGCGTCGAACTCTTCCGAGAGTGGGCCGCGGTGAACGACTGCTCGCTCGCGCCGGCCTTCGAGGTTCGACAGGTCGACAACCGGCTCACCGACGACCGCTATCGCGCCATCCGCTTCCCCACCGCACTGCTGGCCGAGTTCCGCGGCGACGCGCTCACGTGCGTCACGCCCCACGCCGACGAGGACGGCGTACTGACCGTCGGCGACCGGCTCGCTTCGCTCGAAGCCGAAAATCACACGCGGTTCAAACCGGTCGATCGGGTCGCCGCCGAGAAGCCACGGACCGACGACGACTCGCCGCTGCTCGCCGAGGCGGACCGAGAGCCGCTCGCCCCCGAGTGA
- a CDS encoding universal stress protein — protein MYDSVLVATDGSSGTTETLAHATAIARDNDAVLHGLYVVDKRLYLAAEKDTQEDVRQSLEEEGEVALDDITVGGEEAGVETVTEMEVGIPHKVITEYADREGIDLVVMGTHGRTGRDRVASLGSVTDRVLESSSVPVLVVHIE, from the coding sequence ATGTACGACAGCGTACTGGTCGCGACGGACGGCAGTTCGGGAACGACGGAGACGCTCGCCCACGCCACCGCCATCGCCCGGGACAACGACGCGGTGTTGCACGGTCTCTACGTCGTCGACAAGCGCCTCTATCTGGCGGCCGAGAAAGACACCCAAGAGGACGTTCGCCAGTCCCTCGAAGAGGAGGGAGAGGTCGCGCTCGACGACATCACCGTCGGCGGCGAGGAGGCGGGCGTGGAGACCGTCACCGAGATGGAAGTCGGCATCCCGCACAAGGTCATCACGGAGTACGCGGATCGAGAGGGGATCGACCTCGTCGTGATGGGCACGCACGGACGCACTGGCCGGGACCGGGTCGCCAGTCTCGGCAGCGTCACCGACCGCGTCCTCGAGAGTTCGTCCGTGCCGGTGCTGGTCGTCCACATCGAGTGA